The Montipora capricornis isolate CH-2021 chromosome 3, ASM3666992v2, whole genome shotgun sequence genome window below encodes:
- the LOC138040163 gene encoding uncharacterized protein, translating to MNATTAETSRDQSRKKRQVLRKASLLYKLDPFLDQDGPIRVGGRIRRANVSVNTKHPVIIPGTGHLTELLIRHHHLKLNHMGRGMTHNEFRQNGYWILKGSSRMARPIFNCVTCSRLRRSAEEQIMACLPKDRLNPAPTFSYSAVDFVGPFIVRERRSNVKCYGVLFTCMGSRSVHLETANSLDKSFYESQRRSETTEVRPRSQLHWCSKRAQNIKITSNSTC from the coding sequence ATGAACGCCACAACTGCAGAGACAAGCAGAGATCAGTCAAGAAAGAAAAGACAAGTGCTACGTAAAGCCAGTTTGCTCTACAAACTGGATCCTTTTCTGGACCAAGATGGTCCAATTCGTGTAGGTGGTCGTATCAGAAGAGCAAATGTGTCAGTCAATACAAAGCATCCAGTTATTATTCCGGGAACGGGACATTTGACTGAACTATTAATTCGTCACCACCACTTGAAATTAAACCACATGGGTCGAGGGATGACGCACAACGAGTTTCGCCAAAATGGCTATTGGATACTTAAAGGTTCGTCAAGAATGGCCAGGCCAATATTCAATTGTGTGACGTGTAGCCGACTACGTAGATCCGCAGAAGAGCAGATAATGGCTTGTCTTCCAAAAGACCGACTCAACCCAGCACCCACATTTTCTTATAGTGCTGTTGACTTTGTTGGCCCTTTCATTGTCAGGGAAAGGAGGAGTAATGTCAAATGTTATGGAGTACTGTTTACGTGTATGGGATCGAGGAGTGTTCATTTGGAGACTGCCAATTCACTGGACAAGTCGTTTTATGAATCGCAGAGGCGCAGTGAGACAACTGAGGTGCGACCAAGGAGCCAACTTCATTGGTGCTCGAAACGAGCTCAAAACATCAAGATCACTTCCAATAGTACTTGTTGA